A window from Corynebacterium accolens encodes these proteins:
- a CDS encoding polyprenyl synthetase family protein codes for MTHGHSHATHVDLGDPQLNERIGAGMEAVEEKLRSETDRGQDFLKDKVSHLSKAGGKRFRPMMALLASEYGAKPGCEEVIKSATVVEMVHVATLYHDDVMDEADRRRGVESANSRWNNSVAILAGDALLAHASRLMSQLDTHTVGHFADTFEELVTGQMRETIGAGEANPVDHYMAVIQEKTAVLIASAGYLGAYHSGASADHAAALYRIGGAIGMIFQIVDDVIDIFSDPKDSGKTPGTDLREGVFTLPVLYALEEDGEVGDQLRELLTGPLETDAEVERAIALLRQSGGRQRALEDINAYLRTVEEQLSVLPENSASQALRQLADYTVRRVG; via the coding sequence ATGACTCACGGCCACTCGCATGCCACTCACGTGGATCTTGGTGATCCACAGCTTAATGAACGCATTGGCGCGGGCATGGAAGCAGTAGAAGAAAAGCTGCGCAGTGAAACTGACCGCGGCCAGGACTTCTTGAAGGACAAGGTAAGCCATCTGTCCAAGGCGGGCGGCAAGCGCTTTCGCCCGATGATGGCCCTGCTTGCCTCTGAGTACGGCGCCAAACCGGGCTGTGAAGAGGTTATTAAATCCGCCACCGTTGTGGAGATGGTGCACGTTGCCACCCTGTACCACGATGATGTGATGGATGAGGCGGACCGCCGCCGCGGCGTGGAATCCGCCAACTCCCGGTGGAATAACTCCGTGGCCATCCTTGCCGGTGATGCCCTCCTCGCGCACGCCTCCCGCCTGATGAGCCAACTAGATACCCATACCGTGGGCCACTTCGCGGATACCTTTGAAGAGCTGGTGACCGGCCAGATGCGCGAGACCATCGGTGCCGGTGAAGCCAACCCCGTGGACCACTACATGGCCGTTATTCAGGAAAAGACCGCGGTGCTTATCGCCTCTGCCGGTTACCTCGGCGCGTACCACTCCGGCGCCTCGGCCGACCACGCTGCGGCGCTGTACCGCATTGGCGGTGCCATCGGCATGATCTTCCAGATCGTGGACGATGTCATCGATATCTTCTCCGATCCGAAAGACTCCGGAAAGACCCCGGGCACCGACCTGCGAGAGGGCGTGTTTACCCTCCCCGTCCTCTACGCCCTGGAAGAGGACGGGGAAGTGGGCGACCAGCTGCGTGAGCTGCTGACAGGACCCCTAGAAACCGATGCTGAGGTCGAGCGTGCCATCGCCCTCCTGCGCCAGTCTGGCGGCCGGCAGAGGGCGCTAGAGGACATTAATGCCTACCTACGCACGGTAGAAGAACAGCTTTCCGTACTGCCGGAAAATTCCGCTAGCCAAGCGCTGCGCCAGCTCGCGGATTACACCGTTCGCCGAGTGGGCTAG
- a CDS encoding FecCD family ABC transporter permease, with amino-acid sequence MRTTDLNATRAATTSVRTIAARYRRRETIVLFVGVAAVLLAAVVALTYPGAGLDRVSAWQALIHPDSGFGTTVIYEWRLPRVTAAIVVGAGLAIAGTLFQTVTRNPLGSPDIIGFNTGAYTGVIVVSYLGFSSFINVALGAVVGGGITALIIVVLALHRQVSGMRLILVGIGVSLTLSAVNRYLILSADLDTAMAAATWAAGSLNGIEWIFVGPAAIVLALIIVLTFTLRSRCEALELADDTAYSLSLNVTRTRLVLVFLSALLTALCTALAGPISFVALAAPHLTRFLTGGQRVSLPAGALIGATLLLVCDIIGQQLFHPTMLPVGVVTVTLGGTYLIILMLFAHRTYRR; translated from the coding sequence ATGAGGACCACAGACCTAAATGCCACGCGAGCCGCTACCACCTCGGTACGCACCATCGCTGCGCGATACCGCCGCCGCGAAACAATTGTGCTTTTTGTGGGCGTCGCCGCAGTCCTTCTCGCTGCCGTCGTAGCGCTGACGTACCCTGGCGCAGGACTAGATCGCGTGTCGGCTTGGCAGGCGCTTATTCACCCCGACTCCGGCTTCGGCACCACCGTAATCTACGAATGGCGCTTGCCCAGAGTCACCGCTGCCATCGTGGTAGGGGCTGGCCTCGCTATTGCCGGCACGCTTTTTCAGACCGTAACCCGCAACCCGCTGGGCTCGCCCGACATCATTGGTTTTAACACCGGTGCCTATACCGGGGTGATCGTGGTGAGCTACTTAGGGTTCAGCAGTTTTATTAACGTCGCATTAGGAGCGGTGGTTGGGGGCGGGATCACCGCACTGATCATCGTCGTCCTAGCCCTACACAGGCAGGTAAGCGGCATGCGACTCATCCTGGTCGGTATCGGAGTCTCCCTTACGCTCTCCGCGGTCAACCGTTACCTCATCTTGAGCGCAGATTTGGACACGGCTATGGCTGCGGCCACGTGGGCTGCTGGTTCGCTCAACGGCATTGAATGGATTTTCGTCGGCCCAGCGGCCATCGTGCTGGCACTAATCATCGTGCTAACTTTCACGTTGAGGTCGCGTTGCGAGGCCCTAGAGCTTGCCGATGACACCGCCTACTCCCTCAGCCTAAATGTAACCCGCACCCGCCTTGTTCTAGTGTTCCTCTCTGCCCTTTTAACAGCACTGTGCACCGCGCTGGCCGGTCCGATTTCTTTCGTAGCCTTAGCGGCACCACACCTGACAAGGTTCCTTACCGGTGGCCAACGAGTCAGCCTCCCTGCTGGTGCACTTATCGGCGCCACCTTGCTATTGGTCTGCGACATCATAGGGCAACAGCTTTTCCACCCCACCATGCTTCCGGTTGGCGTCGTAACCGTCACCTTGGGCGGCACATACCTGATCATCCTCATGCTCTTCGCGCACCGCACCTACCGCAGGTAA
- a CDS encoding glycosyltransferase family 4 protein: protein MRVAIVAESFLPNVNGVTNSVLRVLEHLQETGHDAIVIAPGAREGQEEIPDYLGFPIYRVPTVRVPLVDSLPVGVPTTAVDDALRKFKPDIIHLASPFVLGAAGAFXARXQRIPAVALYQTDVAGFATKYHASALAYAVWEWLRTIHNSCQMTLAPSSLTIRDLEKHHIKHVRHWGRGVNTELFHPQKRSASLRRSWDRSGKKNIVGFVGRLAAEKGVHRLSALNGREDIQLVIVGDGPERPLLEAQLPNAVFTGALSGEELAQAYASLDVFVHAGEFETFCQSIQEAQASGVPTIGPRAGGPVDLIQEGYNGLLLDVDSFVDDLPNAVDALLNPEIHAELRDNARASISSKTWTALCEQLVGYYEEVLEDTRRVPLTILGQRPELPRWAARALGARVA from the coding sequence ATGCGAGTTGCAATCGTGGCTGAATCGTTCCTCCCCAATGTCAATGGCGTGACAAACTCGGTGCTGCGCGTTTTGGAGCACCTGCAAGAAACCGGACACGATGCGATTGTCATCGCCCCCGGTGCCCGCGAGGGCCAAGAAGAAATCCCTGATTACTTGGGCTTTCCCATTTACCGCGTGCCCACCGTGCGCGTGCCGCTGGTGGATTCGTTGCCGGTGGGCGTGCCGACCACGGCCGTGGATGATGCGCTGCGGAAGTTCAAGCCCGATATCATCCACCTAGCTAGCCCGTTTGTGCTGGGTGCGGCGGGCGCATTTTYGGCCCGCCMACAGCGCATTCCGGCAGTGGCGCTCTACCAAACCGATGTCGCAGGATTCGCCACCAAGTACCACGCCTCCGCCTTGGCTTACGCTGTGTGGGAGTGGCTGCGCACGATCCACAACTCCTGCCAGATGACCTTGGCGCCGTCCTCGCTGACCATCCGGGATTTGGAAAAACACCACATCAAGCACGTGCGCCATTGGGGCCGCGGCGTCAATACCGAGCTTTTCCATCCCCAAAAGCGCTCGGCTAGCCTGCGCCGCAGCTGGGACCGCAGTGGAAAGAAAAACATCGTCGGCTTCGTCGGCCGCTTGGCCGCGGAAAAGGGCGTGCACCGGTTGTCCGCGCTTAATGGCCGCGAGGATATTCAGCTGGTCATCGTCGGTGACGGCCCCGAGCGCCCGCTATTGGAGGCACAGCTTCCCAACGCCGTGTTCACCGGCGCGCTCAGCGGTGAGGAGCTGGCTCAGGCCTATGCCTCGCTCGATGTCTTTGTGCACGCCGGCGAATTTGAAACCTTCTGCCAGTCCATCCAGGAGGCCCAAGCCTCTGGCGTGCCCACCATCGGCCCGCGGGCAGGCGGGCCCGTGGACCTTATCCAAGAAGGCTATAACGGCCTGCTCTTAGACGTGGATAGCTTTGTCGATGACCTGCCCAATGCCGTCGATGCGCTCTTAAACCCAGAGATCCATGCGGAGTTGCGGGATAATGCCCGCGCCTCCATTTCTTCGAAGACGTGGACCGCGCTGTGCGAGCAGCTGGTGGGCTATTACGAAGAGGTGCTGGAAGATACCCGCCGGGTGCCGCTGACCATTTTGGGGCAGCGCCCAGAGCTGCCGCGGTGGGCGGCTCGTGCCCTTGGGGCGCGCGTAGCCTAG
- a CDS encoding FecCD family ABC transporter permease, translating into MVLLIVLSLFIGAQSFTPSEIVAGLRGGPGSSTAGDILYERRIPRTVAAILAGTGLAVAGCILQIITRXPLADTGVFGMNAGAAFAAALALSVFGLSSPLAFTAAALIGAGGTMLLVARLGRDISGAIDPLRIVLAGVALSAVFEGLSEGMSLLDPQAFARIKAWMVGSMDIASTTPLYLMGCGLAVAAVMLVFLAPRLTVLPLGEHAAEALGINVAQTRALALFVVSLLAATTTAAVGVLAFVGMLVPHLVRQVGITNERDQIWISGLIGPNLLLFADIIGRLILPGELPAGVTVAIIGAPFLIFLAQRKQVVL; encoded by the coding sequence ATGGTGCTTCTGATTGTGCTCAGCCTGTTCATCGGCGCGCAGTCTTTTACCCCCTCTGAAATAGTCGCAGGCCTCCGCGGCGGCCCCGGCAGCAGCACGGCTGGAGACATCCTGTATGAGCGACGAATCCCACGCACCGTCGCCGCCATCCTCGCGGGTACTGGGCTCGCGGTCGCCGGTTGCATTCTCCAGATCATCACCCGAAMCCCGCTGGCAGATACCGGAGTATTCGGCATGAACGCCGGCGCCGCCTTCGCGGCCGCGCTCGCTCTTAGCGTATTCGGGCTATCTTCMCCCCTAGCTTTTACCGCCGCTGCCTTGATCGGTGCGGGTGGCACCATGCTATTAGTTGCGCGCCTTGGCCGAGACATCTCTGGCGCCATAGATCCGCTCCGTATCGTGCTTGCCGGCGTGGCGTTAAGCGCTGTGTTCGAAGGCCTTTCTGAGGGCATGTCACTCCTAGATCCGCAAGCCTTTGCCCGAATCAAGGCATGGATGGTGGGCAGCATGGATATTGCTTCTACCACCCCGCTTTATCTCATGGGGTGCGGATTGGCCGTCGCCGCAGTGATGTTGGTTTTCCTAGCGCCCCGCCTGACCGTCCTGCCGCTGGGTGAACACGCTGCAGAAGCACTTGGCATCAACGTAGCCCAAACCCGCGCACTGGCCCTCTTTGTTGTATCTTTGCTCGCCGCAACGACCACTGCCGCAGTCGGCGTCTTAGCATTTGTCGGCATGCTTGTCCCCCATTTGGTTCGCCAAGTAGGCATCACCAATGAGCGCGATCAGATTTGGATTAGTGGGTTAATCGGTCCAAATCTGCTTCTCTTCGCCGACATCATTGGGCGGCTTATCTTGCCCGGCGAGTTACCCGCCGGAGTAACCGTCGCAATAATCGGTGCTCCTTTCCTCATTTTCCTTGCACAACGCAAGCAGGTGGTTCTATGA
- a CDS encoding geranylgeranyl reductase family protein: MIVPMSEQIDSPRPVEVAIIGAGPAGAAAAIHAARAGYETILIDSATFPRDKTCGDGLTPRAMHQLDKLGITINAVYRNRGLKLHGYGGXVXXPXPXTXPSXXGTAXPRFRLDAQLVEAATAAGATLISGTPASAPVMEGNRVTSFRIGEQIIRPKWLIVADGVRSTFGKQLGRTWHRDEVYGIAARSYAASPQATEPWMHSHVELKDEDDSVQPGYGWIFPLGAELGQVNIGVGALSTAQRPAKINTKKLLEFYAAQQRAEWGLGDIEHVTSALLPMGGAVSNVAGANWXLIGDAAACVNPLNGEGIDYGLETAALAMGMLGPKDFTLAWPATLREHYGESFLLARTAARLLTYPQFLPVAGPLALRGPVGRLLMPAAARLMGNLITEEDRDLIARLWRTAGRSIGAVRRDTPLWASTAAV, from the coding sequence ATGATAGTCCCTATGTCGGAACAGATCGATTCCCCCCGCCCTGTCGAAGTCGCCATCATCGGCGCAGGACCCGCCGGAGCCGCTGCGGCCATCCACGCCGCCCGCGCTGGCTATGAGACTATCCTCATTGATTCAGCCACATTCCCCCGCGATAAAACCTGCGGCGATGGCCTCACCCCACGGGCAATGCACCAGCTAGACAAGCTTGGCATCACCATTAACGCCGTCTACCGCAACCGCGGGCTTAAGCTGCACGGCTACGGCGGGGRCGTCMCCSCCCCSYGGCCGCMGACCYATCCTTCCCMGGKGGGCACTGCCCYGCCGCGCTTTAGGCTCGATGCGCAGCTGGTAGAGGCTGCCACCGCCGCAGGTGCCACGCTTATATCCGGTACCCCCGCGAGCGCCCCGGTCATGGAGGGCAACCGGGTGACCTCGTTTCGCATCGGCGAGCAGATTATTCGGCCGAAATGGCTCATCGTGGCCGATGGCGTGCGTTCTACCTTTGGCAAGCAATTGGGCCGCACCTGGCACCGCGATGAGGTCTATGGCATCGCCGCGCGCTCCTATGCCGCCTCCCCTCAGGCAACCGAGCCGTGGATGCACTCGCACGTGGAATTAAAAGACGAAGACGATTCCGTCCAGCCCGGCTACGGCTGGATTTTCCCGTTGGGCGCAGAGCTTGGGCAGGTCAATATCGGCGTCGGTGCGCTATCGACCGCACAGCGGCCGGCCAAGATTAATACCAAAAAGTTGCTGGAGTTCTACGCCGCCCAGCAGCGCGCGGAGTGGGGCCTTGGGGACATCGAGCATGTCACCTCTGCCCTGCTGCCCATGGGCGGGGCGGTCTCTAATGTGGCGGGGGCCAATTGGRTGCTCATTGGTGATGCCGCCGCGTGCGTCAACCCCTTAAACGGCGAGGGCATCGACTACGGCCTCGAGACCGCAGCGCTCGCGATGGGCATGCTCGGGCCGAAGGATTTCACCCTCGCGTGGCCGGCCACCCTGCGCGAGCACTATGGCGAATCCTTCCTGCTTGCGCGCACGGCCGCCCGCCTGTTGACCTACCCGCAATTCCTGCCCGTGGCGGGCCCATTAGCACTGCGCGGTCCGGTGGGCCGCTTGCTGATGCCCGCTGCCGCACGCCTCATGGGCAACCTCATCACGGAGGAAGACCGCGACCTTATCGCCCGCCTGTGGCGCACGGCGGGCCGCAGCATAGGGGCCGTCCGGCGCGATACGCCCCTGTGGGCCTCCACCGCGGCGGTCTAG
- a CDS encoding DUF3592 domain-containing protein, with protein sequence MAPRYRPAVVRRRLHQLVLAIYVALIVGSVGLVVGPLLNDRAISAQPSRALATVKDVGALRTTVDFQDSDGIYHSPRQGLLYPTDLGEGQQVWVQYAEDNPDLVKVEGREWTLAVIPALSVAVVSTLAAVGLWRLITVTTRRAENRAEK encoded by the coding sequence GTGGCCCCGCGCTATAGGCCCGCGGTTGTTCGGCGTCGGCTGCACCAGCTCGTGCTGGCCATCTACGTGGCGCTGATCGTGGGCTCGGTGGGCCTGGTGGTAGGCCCCCTCCTCAATGACCGCGCCATTTCCGCGCAGCCTAGCCGGGCTTTGGCAACGGTCAAGGACGTCGGCGCGCTGCGCACCACCGTGGATTTTCAAGATAGCGACGGGATCTATCATTCCCCGCGGCAAGGCTTGCTCTATCCCACGGACTTGGGCGAGGGCCAGCAGGTATGGGTGCAGTATGCCGAGGATAATCCGGATTTGGTGAAGGTAGAAGGCCGCGAGTGGACCTTGGCGGTCATACCGGCGCTATCCGTGGCGGTTGTGTCTACGCTTGCCGCCGTGGGGCTGTGGCGGCTTATTACCGTGACCACCCGCCGCGCTGAAAATCGGGCTGAAAAATAA
- the menD gene encoding 2-succinyl-5-enolpyruvyl-6-hydroxy-3-cyclohexene-1-carboxylic-acid synthase produces the protein MNESMQLAEQVAAQLARHLTDVVLCPGSRNAPLSLALLAREDIRVHTRIDERGAAFTALGMARVQHRHVGVVMTSGTAVANTLPAVVEAHYSHTPLAIISADRPERLIGTGASQTIVQDGIFGVYADTTQVNAEEDIAAIAERFERDLQVHINIAFDAPLVGDSLPERVGGDGTRAATPRFYDHGEVAVDLSKNTLVIAGDEAWEVEGLEDVPTIAEPSAPGPFHPVHPAAAHIFRKAQVSANDYVVNTKVEQVIVVGHPTLHRGVLALMNDPDIELVVLSRTADFTNQRGDNARLGTTVKTTGEPSREWLKICQGATDMVGEAVRTTLEDEELGFTGLHVAAAVGDTLAVNDTVVLGASNPVRDASLIGLPFDGVDTYAPRGVAGIDGTVSQAIGVALATQSLDPTNWRAPRVMALVGDVTFLHDANGLLIPEDQPRPENLTIVVANDNGGGIFETLEQGAPALRDAFEPAFGTPHGVGIDKLAEAYDADYRLVTTPQELLDTLAELKEYSTGITIVEAQTTRATRRALQDKLTQKVGQ, from the coding sequence ATGAATGAATCGATGCAGCTGGCTGAACAGGTGGCCGCCCAATTGGCGCGCCACCTTACCGATGTGGTGCTGTGCCCGGGATCCCGCAACGCACCGCTGTCGCTCGCCCTCCTCGCGCGCGAGGATATCCGGGTGCATACGCGCATTGATGAGCGCGGCGCTGCGTTTACCGCCTTAGGAATGGCGCGCGTGCAGCACCGCCACGTCGGGGTGGTGATGACCTCCGGCACGGCCGTGGCCAATACGCTGCCCGCGGTGGTTGAGGCGCACTATTCCCATACCCCGCTTGCCATTATCAGCGCGGACCGCCCGGAGCGGTTGATCGGCACCGGCGCCTCCCAAACCATCGTGCAAGATGGCATCTTCGGCGTCTATGCGGATACCACCCAGGTCAATGCGGAAGAGGATATCGCCGCGATTGCAGAGCGGTTTGAGCGCGACCTCCAGGTACACATCAATATCGCCTTTGACGCACCCCTGGTAGGAGATAGCCTGCCGGAGCGAGTAGGTGGCGATGGCACCCGCGCGGCCACCCCGCGGTTTTATGACCACGGCGAGGTCGCGGTGGACTTGAGCAAAAATACCCTTGTTATCGCCGGCGATGAGGCCTGGGAGGTCGAGGGCCTAGAAGACGTGCCGACCATCGCGGAGCCCTCCGCGCCGGGGCCCTTCCACCCCGTGCACCCGGCCGCGGCGCATATTTTCCGCAAGGCGCAGGTCTCCGCCAATGACTACGTGGTCAATACCAAGGTCGAGCAGGTCATCGTGGTGGGCCATCCCACGCTGCATCGCGGCGTGCTCGCGCTGATGAATGACCCGGATATCGAGCTGGTGGTGCTCTCGCGCACGGCGGACTTTACCAACCAGCGCGGGGATAACGCGCGCCTTGGCACCACCGTCAAGACCACCGGGGAGCCAAGCCGCGAGTGGCTCAAGATCTGCCAAGGCGCGACCGACATGGTCGGCGAGGCCGTGCGCACAACCCTGGAGGATGAAGAACTCGGGTTCACCGGCCTGCACGTAGCGGCGGCGGTAGGCGATACGCTCGCGGTCAATGACACGGTGGTGCTCGGCGCCTCGAATCCGGTGCGCGATGCCTCCCTCATCGGGCTGCCCTTTGACGGCGTGGATACCTACGCCCCGCGCGGGGTGGCGGGCATCGATGGCACCGTCTCCCAAGCCATCGGCGTGGCCCTGGCCACGCAATCGCTGGATCCCACTAATTGGCGCGCCCCACGCGTGATGGCCCTGGTAGGGGATGTGACCTTTTTGCACGATGCCAACGGGCTGCTGATCCCGGAGGACCAGCCGCGGCCAGAGAACCTCACCATCGTGGTGGCCAATGACAATGGCGGCGGCATCTTTGAAACCCTGGAACAAGGCGCGCCCGCGCTTCGCGATGCCTTCGAGCCGGCCTTTGGAACGCCGCATGGGGTGGGCATCGACAAGCTGGCAGAGGCTTATGACGCAGACTACCGTCTGGTGACCACCCCGCAGGAGCTGCTGGATACCCTGGCAGAGCTTAAGGAATACTCCACGGGCATCACCATCGTGGAGGCGCAGACCACCCGTGCCACGCGCCGGGCGCTGCAGGATAAGCTCACGCAGAAGGTGGGCCAGTAA
- a CDS encoding demethylmenaquinone methyltransferase — translation MSKADLDKKPFDVARMFDAVGEKYDLTNTVLSFGQDKRWRKRTRERLNLQPGEKVLDLAAGTAVSTEELSKSGAWCVACDFSRGMLAAGRERDVPKVAGDGMKLPFADNTFDAVTISYGLRNIHDYELGLREMARVTKPGGRLAVAEFSTPIVPVFGTVYKEYLMRLLPPVARVVSSNPDAYIYLAESIRAWPGQEELAAAINRNGWADAGWQNLTLGIVALHSATKPLADALK, via the coding sequence GTGTCTAAGGCAGATCTGGATAAAAAGCCCTTCGACGTCGCGCGCATGTTTGACGCCGTCGGCGAAAAATACGACCTCACCAATACCGTCTTGTCCTTTGGACAGGACAAGCGCTGGCGCAAGCGCACCCGCGAGCGCCTTAACCTGCAGCCGGGGGAGAAGGTCCTCGACCTCGCGGCCGGAACCGCGGTATCCACAGAAGAGCTGTCCAAATCCGGCGCGTGGTGCGTAGCCTGCGATTTTTCGCGCGGCATGCTCGCCGCCGGACGCGAGCGCGACGTACCCAAGGTGGCCGGCGATGGCATGAAATTGCCCTTTGCGGATAATACGTTTGACGCCGTCACCATCTCCTATGGCCTGCGCAATATCCACGATTACGAGCTGGGGCTGCGGGAAATGGCGCGCGTGACCAAGCCGGGCGGGCGCCTGGCGGTGGCGGAATTTTCCACCCCCATCGTCCCGGTATTCGGCACCGTGTACAAGGAATACCTCATGCGCCTGCTGCCCCCGGTTGCGCGCGTGGTCTCCTCCAACCCGGATGCCTATATTTACCTCGCGGAATCCATCCGCGCTTGGCCTGGACAAGAGGAGTTGGCGGCGGCCATCAACCGCAATGGCTGGGCCGACGCGGGCTGGCAAAACCTCACCCTGGGCATCGTCGCCTTGCACTCGGCAACGAAGCCGCTTGCCGATGCCCTGAAGTAA
- a CDS encoding ABC transporter ATP-binding protein, which yields MAFPDSDSDGDIAVAVQGATVTYGDFTAVNNVSVDFPRGKFTCIIGPNGCGKSTLLRAMARVLPTEAGTISLENKAIDSFGRKELSRRIALMAQDAIAPEHLTVTELVARGRFAHLGALGQRSSQDFDKVSQAISTVELDSLADRRMNELSGGQRQRAWLAMALAQDTPVLLLDEPTTFLDLGYQHDLLTLVRNLSENEDKTVIAVVHDLQQAIRFADHLVAMQSGQLVAHGNPVDIITSELIEHLYGLPVEVTKAGQQGRTVIIPD from the coding sequence ATGGCTTTCCCAGATTCAGACAGCGATGGAGACATCGCGGTAGCAGTACAGGGCGCTACCGTCACTTACGGTGACTTCACCGCCGTAAACAACGTAAGCGTGGATTTCCCGCGCGGAAAATTTACGTGCATTATTGGCCCCAATGGCTGTGGCAAATCCACGCTTCTGCGCGCTATGGCGCGAGTATTGCCCACAGAGGCAGGCACTATTTCCTTAGAAAACAAAGCGATTGATTCTTTCGGCCGCAAAGAATTATCGCGGCGCATCGCGCTCATGGCCCAAGATGCAATAGCCCCTGAACATCTCACCGTAACGGAACTGGTAGCACGTGGCCGGTTCGCACACCTGGGAGCGTTGGGGCAACGCAGCAGCCAAGACTTCGACAAGGTATCCCAAGCAATATCGACGGTGGAACTGGATTCGCTGGCTGACCGGCGAATGAATGAATTATCCGGCGGTCAACGCCAACGCGCTTGGTTGGCCATGGCGCTAGCCCAAGACACCCCAGTGCTCCTACTGGATGAGCCCACAACCTTTTTGGATTTGGGCTATCAGCATGACTTGCTCACTCTGGTGAGAAACCTCAGCGAAAACGAGGACAAAACAGTCATCGCCGTAGTACACGACCTCCAGCAAGCGATACGTTTCGCCGACCATCTAGTAGCGATGCAAAGCGGGCAGTTAGTCGCCCACGGAAATCCCGTGGACATAATCACCTCAGAACTAATTGAGCACCTATATGGCCTACCCGTAGAGGTTACCAAGGCTGGGCAGCAAGGACGGACAGTAATCATTCCAGACTGA